The Macrobrachium rosenbergii isolate ZJJX-2024 chromosome 12, ASM4041242v1, whole genome shotgun sequence region ATGCTAGAACAAGGCCCGAATCGCAGGATTCCCagctgcatatatgtatatgtgtatatgtatatatgtatatatatatacatatatatatatatatatatatatatatatatatatatatatatatatatatgattataatcacttttgtacgtgattctttatcacacattaccacaggtggtaattatagtatatatatatatatatatatatatatatatatgtatatatatatatatatatatatatgtatatatatatatatatatatatatatatatgtatatatatatatatgtatatatgtatatatgtatatatgtgtatgtatgtatatatatatatatatatatatatagatatatatatatatatatatatatatatatatatatatatatatatatatggtaatgtgtgataaagaatcacgtacaaaagtgattataatcatatatatatatatatatatatatatatatatatatgctatatatatatatatatactacatatatatatatgtgtgtgtgtgtgtgtgtgtgtgtgtgtgtgtgtgtgtgtgtttgtgtgtgtgcatgtatgtatatgtatgtgtatatatatatatatatgtatatataatatattatatatatacaaatttttgcaaatatataaatatcttcatcTTTGCAACAATTACCAAGACTGAATAACGTCATGAGTACTGTATAACAATTATAGCCATGCAGATAACAATGATCTCGTTTCATCTGAGCCTTGAAAAAAATTTCTCGTGAGTATaaccaacaaccataaaaaaaaacaagcatggCAACTGAAAGGGATTCCAAGAAATCCCCGAAGGCCACAAACATTtaaggaacaaacaaacaaaaacaaacgagaTACCCTCGAACAGTGGTAATAAAGTGAGAAGTCATGTCACTTTGGAGGATTGCAAGGTAAAGAAGGATTAAGGAGGAAAACAAGGGggtagagggggaggaggaggaggaggaggaggaggagggaggaggaggaggaggaggaggaggaggaggaggagctgaggTACATTATGGGCACTTCCTTGGGTTCTTCATCCGCGCCTTGACTCATTCTCGAGTTGGTTTAACTTTTAGTTGCGAAGGACAACTAACTGATTGCATGTGGTCTGGTTTAcgaatttacttcttttttctttcctttttctagtGCTTATTTGAGGATATCCTGAATGTATTAAacgtttttctgtttatttctttttatcttttactgattAATTCGATCCTAAACATACTTTGAGTTATATTGAACTATATCATGCTGGAAATCTTAATCAGATATTCTCTTATTTCCAAACTATTAAGCTCAGTAAAAGTAGGAACATCAGCTTAGAAAAAAAAGACTCTTGGATAAGTACTCTGTTCTAAACATAATGGTGACAGCATAAACACAGCCAGATAAACGCAAAGAAGAAATTCTCACAAAGGTACCCGAACACAAAttatcgcagagagagagagagagagagacactaactGTTAAAGTAATAGTTTAGAGAACACCTGCCAAGTGTCAATGTGATTATTCAGCAACACACATTTAGCAAGataaaagtgttattttattttattttatttcaccttATTTCACATCGGTCACCAAAAGAACAATCGAGCTATAAGTAAAATTTATGTTACTGAGTTTGTCGACTGTTGCCGTGAGTAGCGCCAATCTTTCcaaattgctttaaaaacttCCATAGAAGCTTGACCTATCTGCACAAAACcacaagaaaagaaacacaatcgttctttCTTGCGTTTCTTTAATTAAACGGCTAACTTTTATAGCAGTCAGTGAAGTTATCGGTACCGATGCCTTATTTCGCGTTTGATATAATTGTTTCATTAACCTCCATACATAgcgtactgtaaatatatatatacaaatatctttcTGGCGCCGTGTCctataaaggggaaaaaaggctCTGTAACGCAcacgcattcatacatacatacatacatacacacacgcacgcacacacattatcatatattatatatatatatatatatatatatatatatatatatatatatatatatatatatatatatatatatatatatatatgttcaatcaCCTTGTAAGATTACTTTCCTTCTCGACTGTTAGAATTTTCACAAGTCATTCTTTCATTGCACTTCTAAGAGATATGTACTCATACAAATAGGAAATACAGTATGTCTCGACGCCAGCGTCGAAAGAACATACATGcaataaaatacattaacataGGAATATACAAAGGtgcttatttcaaataaaatcttgaaaaaagtcACAATTGACAATGAAAAGCATAAGACTCCTTGCAACATCCAAATGGTTGCGAAAGTTTCCAAAGGACGCAAGTAATACAACTAAGTAAATAGTTAGGGTACATTTCTTTCGGTGAACAACGTGTCACGTAGAGGCCAAGTCCGAGGCACATGGTCGGGCCCCGCGCATGCGCAGCGAGGCGCCACGTTGGTGAAATGACTTCGTAGTCCTCAAATAGTTCGTTCTCCGTCTTGGGAGGAAGCAGGACACGATGGATACGAAGGAGGAACTGCTCATTTCCTTAGTGTATCGTCGAACCGCCCTTTGGGATCCGCGTCATCGCGACCACCGAGATCGGAATGTTATAAATCGGTTGTGGGGAGAAATTTCCTTAGAGTTGGGAATCAGCGCAAGTAAGTAAGTAGATGCAAAGTGCACTTTACTGTTGGTGTATTTCTTTCGTGAAGGTTTGAGCGTTTGCACGTAGCAATACATCCGCCAACAGAAACACTGCATACGAGACACTTACAGGATGTTTAGTTCTTTGAGAAATAGTTAAGGAGAAATGGATTAGTTGTAATTATCAAGCTGATGTCAACACTGACTAATCACACAGTAAACCATCAGTTATGATCACCTCTCACGCCACCTTTCCACCCAAGCTAGGACCGAGAGGAGCCTGATAGTGGTTGCTGAAGACTCAGTAGGTAGGCATATCACAATCCTTGGTCTGCTAATACAAAGTCAGCAGAATTCTTCAcgacattttctgattttttccccCAGGCACTCACTGGATTCACACTAGCACTCTATCTTTTGCGTATGTGTActtatgtgtgtacgtgtttgcGCGTATGCATgtactcatatgtatgtatgtgtgcgcttaGGTGAGTAATGTATGTATTCCCTGAACAATGTTCAACATTTTTCAGGAAGTATCTCCACCATGCGCATTTACGTCATTCATGAATAAGTTTTGCATAcaaattgtgattatatatatattatatatatatatatatatatatatatatatatatatatacacacacatatacatacacatacattatattatatgtatgcatgtgtgtgtatatgtgtgtaaagcaaaattatattcatgtattttacctTTCCAGATGAGCTCAGAATGAAATGGAGGGGACTTCGGGATTGTTACGCAAAAGAgatgagaaatatttcaaattctaGCCCGGGAATTTCGAACGAACTGTCAATCCAATCCAGCTGGCCATTAATCAAACAAATGTCCTTCATGAGAGACGTCACGCCACCCCAGGACAGCGCCAAGAACAGCAGACCAGTGCCAGGGGAATCAACGATGGGTCGTCGAGACAGGCAATCACTTCCGGATCATCTCGGTGGCATTGTCTACGCTTCCCAAAATGAGCTCTCTTTCGCGTCGCAAATTCATTTAAACGACGAAGAAGAAATCGATGGGCTGGATAATCCCGCCATTGTCGACGTGACTGGAGCGGATGAAAAGGAATTGCCCAGTGACATCGCGGGTCGAGGAGCTAAGAGGAAATCACTCGACGATAGCTGGAGGGAAAATGTCACGCTGGAAGCGAGGGCCAAGAAGCTAGAGGTCCTGGCTAGGTCTCCCAACGGCGAGGAAACAGATGAGGACTTGCTCTTCTTCAAGAGTCTGTTACCTGACATGCGGCTGCTTCCCAGAACCAGGAAgttgtcaatcaaaatcagaatgcAAGAACTTTTACTCAATGAATTGAATTCCCTCCAGCAACCGCGTTCACCATCACCACACGTCCAGACATCAAGGACCACTCCTTCTGGTTTTGGGAGTCCGAATGTACAAGTGCTACAGTTATCTGTAGACGAAGCCTTAAACTGACAATGAAACATTAGATTCACCTTTATTATCACTGGCTGTAGTGGTTAATTTACATGTCGGGGTGCCTTAAATAAGCACCgcatattatttttaaacaaaccttattattttaagtttatctAATAAACCTGCATAAACAAACTGTGTATCCTTACTAACCTTACAGTTACGACTATAACATTCCTAGGAAGAGTAAAACTTTACTATATCTGGATTTCAGTTTTATAACAAAAGCTCAAACACTAATCATGACATTTTACAAAATTCGAGGAAAATATTCACTGGTAGAAAAATTGGCTTTAGCCAATCGCACATGAAACTGTACAATGAAATACTGAATAAGATGGAGGAAAGCTCAACACAAATGACGACATAGATAACATAACAAGTACGTGGATGTAGGTGTAAGACGTACAAGATTCACTGGCCAACTTCAAAACTCGCTTGCGGGCGTTTGCAGGTACATGAAAATACAAGAACTTACTAAAACGTTACATAATCTAGTAAGAACATGTCAACTTTCATTTGTATcaacgtaaaaataaatgttcctgCCACTGGCAACGCTGACTCTGTGGTGCCAAACACGAGGAGGATTGTTTGGCAATCAcctgcattttctctccctttcgaactgagaaaaaaattataagagagaaagaatagcCATTGCATTAATGTACAATATCGTTCATGTTGAGGTCCATTAATAATGCTTTTTGCATATACAGATCTTCGTTGTTTCTTATTTCAACACAAACCTTCATTGCTTATAAATGTCAGTACCCTGGATGCCATTGGTCCAGCTCCTTACTTTCATTACAGTCATTGACAAATTGTCAGTCACCGTCGACTCTATTATTCTGTAACAAAAGTCTTGGATTTTTCCCCTGTGGATAATATTGCCTGAAAATTAATAACTTCAGAGCCCCGCCCTCCagtctctatttctctcttcaaAGTATATTCACAAATCTTAGTGTAAGATTGATACCCCTTGTCCCTTCATTTAAAACACCAATGTCACCATCaagatttctttcctttatttaagTAATATGAATCCTTGTTTTGGAGTTGAACGTCAATCACTGTCCTTTTCATAAATACTGCACTGCTGAATGACTTTCATTAACTGAATTACtcactgattttttaaaagaaatattgtatacGCAATATAATCAATATCAAACCACgtatttctcattcattactttttaACTCAAGTTCCGAACATATCGTATACACGTGAaatagcaaaacaataaaaaatcttgtCATTCTGTACAGATAAATGGGTTCCGAACCAAAGTCTCATACACGAACTGAGCGGtgatttgatgtatttattaaatGCATTAACCCAATCACTTTCACTGACCATGAAAAGCTCTAATCCAGTCGCTTACACTAACCATGAAAAGCTCTAATCCAATCACTTTCACTGACCATGAAAAGCTCTAATCCAGTCACTTACACTAACCATGAAAAGCTCTAATCCAATCATTTTCACTGACCATGAAAAGCTCTAATCCAGTCACTTACACTAACCATGAAAAGCTCTAAACCAATCACTTTCACTGACCATGAATAGCTCTCATCACGTCACTTTCACTAACCATGAAAAGCTCTAATACAATCACTTTCACTGACCATGAATAGCTCTAATGCAGTCACTCTCACTGACCAAGAAAAGCTCTAATCCAATCACTTTCACTGACACTGAAAACTCTAATCCAGTCACTTTTACTAACCAAGAAAAGCTCTAATCCAATAACATTCACTGACCATGAAAAGCTCTAATCCAGTCACTTAAACTAACCACGAAAAGCTCTAATCCAATCACTTTCACTGACCATGAAAAGCTCTAATCCAGTCACTTACACTAACCATGAAAAGCTCTAATCCAATCACTTTCACTGACCATGAAAAGCTATCCAGTCACTTTCACTGATCAAGAAATGCTCTAATCCAGTCACTTTCACTGATCAAGACAAGCTCTAATCCAGTCACTTTCACTGATCAAAAAAATCTCTAATCCAGTCACTGTCACTAACCATGAAAAGCTCTAATTCAATCACTTTCACTAACCATGAATAACTCTAATGCAGTCACTTTCACCGATCAAGAAAAGCTCTAATCCAATCACTTTCACTGACCATGAAAAGCTCTAATCCAGTCACTTTCACTGATCAAGAAAACCTCTAATCCAATCACTTTCACTGATCAAGAAAATCTCTAATCCAATCACTTTCACTGACCATGAAAAGCTCTAATCAAGTCACTTTCACTAACCATGAAAAGCTCTAATACAATCACTTTCACTGACCATGAATAGCTCTAATGCAGTCACTCTCACCGATCAAGAAAAGCTCTAATCCAATCACTTTCACTGACACTAAAAAGCTCTAATCCAGTCACTTTCACTAACCACGAAAAGCTCTAATCCAATAACATTCACTGACCATGAAAAGCTCTAATCCAGTCACTTAAACTAACCACGAAAAGCTCTAATCCAATCACTTTCACTGACCATGAAAAGCTCTAATCCAGTCACTTACACTAACCATGAAAAGCTCTAATCCAATCACTTTCACTGACCATGAAAAGCTCTAATCCAGTCACTTTGACTGATCAAGAAAACCTCTAATCCAATCACTTTCACTAATCAAGAAAATCTCTAATCCAATCACTTTCACTGACCATGAAGAGCTCTAATCCAGTCACTTTCACTGATCAAGAAAACCTCTAATCCAATCACTTTCActaatcaagaaaatatatactcCGATCACTTTCACTGACCATGAAAAGCTCTAATCCAATCACATTCACTGACCATGAATAGCTCTAATCCACTCACTTTCACCGATCAAGAAAAGCTCTAATCCAATCACTTTCACTGACATTGAAAAGCTCTAATCCAGTCACTTTCACTAACCACGAAAACCTATAATCCAATCACTTTCACTGACTATGAAAAGCTCTAATCCAGTCACTTTCACTGAACTAGAAAAGCTCTAATCCAGTCACTTTCACTGATCAAGAAAAGCTCGAATCCAGTCACATTCACTGGTCAAAAAAGCTCTAATCCAATAACTTTCACTGACCATGAAAAGCTCTAATCCAGTCACTTTCACTGTACAAGAAAAGGTATAATCCAATCACTTTCACTGATCAAGAAAAGCTCTAATCTAGTCACATTCACTGAACAAGAGAAGCTCGAATCCAGTCATTTTCACTTATCAAGAAAAGCTCTAATCCAGTCACATTCACTGATCCATAAAAGCTCTAATCCAATCACTTTCACTGACCAAGAAGAGCTATGAAATGGTAATTCATGAAAAACGTTTAACCATTCCTATTCACAAGAACTACTGTAGCTCATACAGACTGCTTCCTACCAGTCATTAATACAAAGCACTCACAATCTCAACGATGGTactcgatgatgatgatgatgatagttacGAATCACCTTCGTAATTATGTTCTTCCTTCCTCTATTTTTCACGAGATTCGGTGTCAACGACAGCGGCGTCAATAAAAACCCAGCAGATCGAATGTAAACAAACGAGGAACACACTGGCAAGCAATGAGGAGCACACTGAAACCTGCCCACACCCTGGCTGCTTGAATACCTGGAGGAAAGCAACTACCTACCCGagccccattctttatttcaCTCGAAGCATAACTTGTGCATATGACCCTGAGCGCGTTCGTTGAATTAAGGAGAGAAAATTGAGAGGCGTGATGTATTATCTCCGTTTAGTTAGTAACCTACACGCGTGTGGACTGTTATATCTTTAGGTTGACAAATGAATATATTGTACAAAGAGAATATGTTACGtctaatacattttctttttaataggca contains the following coding sequences:
- the LOC136844240 gene encoding uncharacterized protein is translated as MDTKEELLISLVYRRTALWDPRHRDHRDRNVINRLWGEISLELGISANELRMKWRGLRDCYAKEMRNISNSSPGISNELSIQSSWPLIKQMSFMRDVTPPQDSAKNSRPVPGESTMGRRDRQSLPDHLGGIVYASQNELSFASQIHLNDEEEIDGLDNPAIVDVTGADEKELPSDIAGRGAKRKSLDDSWRENVTLEARAKKLEVLARSPNGEETDEDLLFFKSLLPDMRLLPRTRKLSIKIRMQELLLNELNSLQQPRSPSPHVQTSRTTPSGFGSPNVQVLQLSVDEALN